The DNA segment CGTGAACCCGGCGAAGCTGCGGTGGTGGATCCTGCCGTAGAAAGCGAGCAACTGCCTCGCGAGCACCTCCAGATCCTGGGGACGTTCGCGCAATGGAGGGATCTCGACCTGAATGACGTTCAGGCGATAGAAAAGATCCTCGCGGAACCGCCCGGCCTTGACCTCCCCTTCCAGGTCCCGGTTGGTGGCCGTGATGATGCGTACGTCGGCCTTGCGCGTCGACGGATCGCCGAGCCGCTCGTATTCCTGGTCCTGCAGGAACCGCAACAGCTTGGGCTGCAGGGAAAGGGGGAGATCGCCGATCTCGTCGAGGAAGAGCGTTCCCCCCTCGCAGGCGGCGACACGCCCCGGGTTGTCGCGGACTGCGCCGGTGAACGCACCCTTCCCATGGCCGAACAGCTCGCTCGTAAGGAGCTCCGCCGGCAGGGAGGGGCATGACACCACGCCGAACGGTTTCCCGGAGCGCCGGCTCCAGCCGTGGATCGCGCGGGCCAGGACGGTTTTTCCGGTCCCGCTCTCCCCCCGAAGGAGAACCGCGGCGTCGGTAGGCGCGACCTGCCGGGCCACTTCCATGGCGCGCTGCATCGCGGGGCTTTCGCTCGAAAAACGGACCTCCGGGGCCATTCTCTCCAGGTCCTCCCGGAGGGCAGCCACCTTCTGCTCCAGCGTCCGCACTTCTTCCACTTTCCGCACGGCGAGAAGGACCTGGGCCGGCGTGAACGGTTTCGGGATATAGTCGGTCGCCCCACGGCGTATGGCTTCCACGGCCGTATCGATCGAAGCGTACGCGGTGATGACGACGATCTTCATCCAGGGGCTTCCCGAGAGCAGCACGGGGATCAAATCCAGGCCGCTCGCCGTGCCCAGGCGGAGATCGACGAACGCCATGTGGAAGGTACGGCGGGACGCCGCTGTAACGGCGTCCTGGAAGTTGCTGACGGCGGTTACGTGGTGGCCTTCGGCCTCCAGGCAGATGGCGAGGGTCTTCCGGATGTTGCTCTCGTCGTCGACGACGAGGACGTTGATGGGAGCGCCGGTCGGCGTCGGGGTGGTCATGAGCCCCTTTCTCGCGGTACCAAGGCCATTATCCTCCATCGGTCGGATTCATGGAAAGCGGTTCAAGCTTGAATGCCGATCTACCCATGGGAACCCGGTCCGAGGACAATCTCCACTTCATCGACCTATGTTGTCTGATGCGGAGTTCTTACGTCGTGGGCGCAGGAAGATATACTTCCCGAGTTTGTCCTCGATCTCGATCGTGGTCAGGCGGCCGGTCCACACCCATTTCTTGCAGAACCAATCGAAGTACATCCGCGGGGAACCACCCCCTCAATGCCCGAATTGCCAAGGAGACCCGTAATAGCATCTCTCTTGACCAACAGATTTCCGACTTCGGGCGATGCGGGATGTCTCTTGTGCTTGGAGCGGAACCGGCGGTCTACTCCACCGTCACGCTCTTGGCGAGGTTTCTCGGCTGATCGACGTCGGTCCCTTTGAGGACCGCCATGTGGTAGGCCAATAGCTGCAGCGGGACCACCTCGAGGATCGGCCGCGCCAGCTCCCCGCAGGGCGGCAGGAAAAAGACGTCCTCCGCCTTGTCGAGCAGGTCGGTGTCCCCCTCGGTGCCCACCGCGATGATCCGCCCGCCGCGGGTGCGGGCCTCTTCGAGGTTGGAAAGGGTCTTCTCGTACGTTTCTCCCCGGGCGCACAGGACGAGCACCGGCATCCGCTCGTCGATGAGAGCGATCGGCCCGTGCTTCATCTCCCCGGCGGGGTACCCTTCCGCGTGGATGTAGGAGATCTCCTTGAGCTTCAGCGCCCCCTCGAGCGCGATCGGGTAGGAGATCCCGCGACCCAGGTAGAGGAAATCCCGGGAATCCTTGTACTTGCGGGCGATCGCGGCGATCTCCTCCTCCCTTTTGAGGACCTCCTCGATCTTTCGCGCCAGGTCGCTCAACTCCAGCAGGTGGGAGGAGAGGTCCGTCCGGGAAAGGATCCTGCGGGCCCGTCCCAGGCGCAGGCCCAGCAGGTAGAGCGCCACGAGCTGGGTGGTGAACGCCTTCGTGGACGCCACCCCGATCTCCGGCCCGGCATGGGTGTAGATCACCCCGTCGGAATCCCGGGCGATCGTGGAGGAAACCACGTTGCAGATCGAGATCGCCGCCGCTCCCTTCCCCTTGGCCTCCCGAAGGCCCGCCAGCGTGTCGGCGGTCTCCCCGGACTGGGACACGGGGATGCACAAGGTCCCCGGCTCCACGACGGGGTCGCGGTACCGGTACTCGGAGCCGAGGTCGACCTCCACCGGCAGGCG comes from the Candidatus Deferrimicrobiaceae bacterium genome and includes:
- a CDS encoding sigma-54 dependent transcriptional regulator, with amino-acid sequence MTTPTPTGAPINVLVVDDESNIRKTLAICLEAEGHHVTAVSNFQDAVTAASRRTFHMAFVDLRLGTASGLDLIPVLLSGSPWMKIVVITAYASIDTAVEAIRRGATDYIPKPFTPAQVLLAVRKVEEVRTLEQKVAALREDLERMAPEVRFSSESPAMQRAMEVARQVAPTDAAVLLRGESGTGKTVLARAIHGWSRRSGKPFGVVSCPSLPAELLTSELFGHGKGAFTGAVRDNPGRVAACEGGTLFLDEIGDLPLSLQPKLLRFLQDQEYERLGDPSTRKADVRIITATNRDLEGEVKAGRFREDLFYRLNVIQVEIPPLRERPQDLEVLARQLLAFYGRIHHRSFAGFT